CCCGAGTCTTTACCACCGGGGGGCGCTGATGTTGCAGTTCGGCCCGCCACGTCCGCGCCGCAAACCCAGCCTGACCCCAATGATAGATGTGGTGTTCCTGCTGTTGGTGTTCTTCATGCTGGCCGCGCGTTTCGGGCAGGATGTGGGGCTGGCGCTGGCCCCCGCCGGACATGCGGATGGTAGTTATTCCGGCCCACCAAGGCTGGTCGAATTCGCCGGTGGCGCGGTCTGGCTAAACGGGGTTGAAACCGCTCTCGCAGACTTGCCAGATGCTTTGACCCCGCTGATGCCCGGCCCCGATGCGCTGGTCGTCTTGCGCCCGCGCGACGGTGCCAGCGTGCAGGATGCCGCCCACCTGACCGATGCCTTGCGTGCGGCTGGGTTGCCTTCGCTTGTGCTGATGGAGCCGTGATGGATTTCGCGCCCGCCTCTCGCCCCCGCGCCCCGCGCGAAAGTGTCGTGCCCATGATAAATGTGGTGTTTTTGCTGCTGATCTTCTTCCTGATGACCGCGCAGATCACCGCGCCCGACCCGGTAGAGGTGACACTCCCTAACGTATCCTTGGCGGATGGCCCGGTGCCAGAGGGCGCGGCGGTCCTGTGGCTTGGCCCCGCAGGCAATCTGCTGGCGGCGGATGGCACGGCCCCTGACCTGGCCGCGCTGGACGCAGCCGTGACCCTGCGCGCCGATGCCGATGCCCCGGCGGCGGGTTTGGCCCTTGCCCTGCGCGAGTTGGGGCAGGGCGGGGTGCGTGCGGTCACGCTTGTTGCGCGGCAGGGGGGCGGCTGATGCGCACAGGGCTGGAATTCGCGGGCTTCGGTGTGGCAGCGGTTGCGGTGCATCTGGCGGCCTTCGCGGCCATTGCCCCTGACGGGATGACGGCGGGTGGCGATGGTGGCGAGGGGTCTGTGACGGTGGCCGCCCCTTTGGGCGCGGCGGATCCGGCTTTGTCGGCCATGGTCCGCAACTGGGACGCCCCGGTGCAGGTCGCGGCCCCGCCCGACATGGCCGCTCCGCCTGCGCCGCAGGCCGCGCCCGATGCGCTGCCGGATATGTCCCGCGATACCTTGCCCAAGTTGCCGGGTCTGGTTGCGCCAAGGGCCAAGACCGCGCCGCGCATGGCCCCGCCCGACCTGCCCAAACTGTTCGCCGAGCCCGACACCCCGCCCGAAACCCGCCCGCGCGCGCGGCCCGACCCCAAGGCCAAGGCCAGCGCCCCGGCCAGCCCGCCCGCGCAACGCGCCAGCGGCCAAGGTGCGGCCGCGCAACGCGGCCAAGGCGCGGCGCAGGTGCAAAGCGGTGGCGGCAATTCCGCGAGCGCCTTGGCCGAGTGGGGCGGACGCATCCGCGCCGCCGTGCAGCGCGCGCAATCGCGGCCCCAAACGCGCGCACGCGGCGTGGTGCAGTTGCGCCTGTCGGTCACAGCGGGGGGGCAGTTGGCAGGGGTCAGCATTACCGGCAGTTCCGGCAATGCGGCGCTGGACCAAGCCGCTTTGCGCGCCGTGCAGCGCGCGCGCCTGCCCCGTGCGCCGCAGGGCGTGAGCGGGACGCATCAGTTCAACTTGCCGGTCGGCTTTCGATAGGATTACCTTGCGCGGCTTATCTACAGCGCCGCCCCGATCACGACACCCAGCGCGACCAGCCCACCACCGGCCAGACCATAGCCCAAGGGGCCAACGCGGCGCGCGGGCGTTTGCTCTGGCTTGGGATGGGCCTGCGCGATCAAGGCGTCCTCGACCAGTCGCGGCAGGCGCGGGCCAAAGCGCGACAGGATCTTTGCGGTCTGCGCCAGATCGCGGGCAAAGGCCTGCGGGCCGACATGGGTGCGGACATATTCCTCGACCACGGGCTTGGCGACCTGCCACATGTTGATTTCCGGGTTCAGCGACCGCGCGACCCCTTCGACCACCACCATGGTGCGTTGCAGCAAGATCAACTCGGTGCGGGTTTCCATGCCGAAACGTTCCGTCACCTCGAACAGATAGGCCAGAAGTTTCGCCATCGAAATATAGCGCGCATCCATCCCGAAAATTGGCTCGCCGACCGAGCGCAGCGCGCGCGCGAAATCGTCGATATCGCGGTCGGGGGGGACATATCCGGCTTCGAAATGCACCTCGGCCACGCGGCGGTAATCCTTGCGGATAAAGCCGAACAGGATTTCGGCATAGGCGCGGCGGGTATAGGCATCGATCCGGCCCATGATGCCGAAATCGAAGGCGATGATCCCGCCATCCGCCGTGACCTTCATATTGCCTTGGTGCATGTCGCCGTGAAAGAACCCGTCGCGCAGCGCGTGGCGCAGGAACAGCGTCAGCACGCGGGTGCCAAGCTCGCGCCGGTCAATGCCAAGCGCATC
This genomic window from Roseibaca calidilacus contains:
- a CDS encoding cell envelope integrity protein TolA codes for the protein MRTGLEFAGFGVAAVAVHLAAFAAIAPDGMTAGGDGGEGSVTVAAPLGAADPALSAMVRNWDAPVQVAAPPDMAAPPAPQAAPDALPDMSRDTLPKLPGLVAPRAKTAPRMAPPDLPKLFAEPDTPPETRPRARPDPKAKASAPASPPAQRASGQGAAAQRGQGAAQVQSGGGNSASALAEWGGRIRAAVQRAQSRPQTRARGVVQLRLSVTAGGQLAGVSITGSSGNAALDQAALRAVQRARLPRAPQGVSGTHQFNLPVGFR
- a CDS encoding ExbD/TolR family protein is translated as MLQFGPPRPRRKPSLTPMIDVVFLLLVFFMLAARFGQDVGLALAPAGHADGSYSGPPRLVEFAGGAVWLNGVETALADLPDALTPLMPGPDALVVLRPRDGASVQDAAHLTDALRAAGLPSLVLMEP
- a CDS encoding ExbD/TolR family protein, whose product is MDFAPASRPRAPRESVVPMINVVFLLLIFFLMTAQITAPDPVEVTLPNVSLADGPVPEGAAVLWLGPAGNLLAADGTAPDLAALDAAVTLRADADAPAAGLALALRELGQGGVRAVTLVARQGGG